From the Anolis sagrei isolate rAnoSag1 chromosome 12, rAnoSag1.mat, whole genome shotgun sequence genome, one window contains:
- the LOC137097743 gene encoding uncharacterized protein yields MALVPQSLERALGVLVCTFQRYCRKDGERHTLSRKQLKALLEEELPSLRCLRLRDSTLEELMATLDKDRDGQVSFPEFVRFVAATCTFFHDFFRDRSTALPPKVSILDGARPPEPEEEEEEKEEEGEEEEEGEVEGEVEEKLQRCNFGPMKVPLLGIQLYHFGGYKDATFEETIVLLLHYVQSYKGAAKVAEATKVQSYKATKVPLWWP; encoded by the exons ATGGCGCTGGTGCCGCAGAGCCTGGAGCGGGCCCTCGGGGTGCTGGTGTGCACCTTCCAGCGCTATTGCCGGAAGGACGGCGAGCGGCACACGCTCAGCAGGAAGCAGCTCAAGGCCCTCCTGGAGGAGGAACTGCCCAGCCTGCGATGC CTGCGCTTGCGGGACTCGACATTAGAGGAGTTGATGGCTACTTTGGACAAAGACCGTGACGGACAGGTCAGCTTCCCGGAGTTTGTGCGCTTTGTGGCCGCCACGTGCACCTTCTTCCACGACTTCTTCCGCGACCGAAGCACCGCTTTGCCCCCCAAGGTCTCTATCCTGGACGGCGCACGGCCCCCCGAgccggaggaagaggaagaggaaaaggaagaggaaggggaagaggaagaggaaggggaagtggAAGGGGAAGTggaagagaaa CTACAAAGGTGCAATTTTGGGCCCATGAAGGTGCCACTTTTGGGGATACAGTTGTACCACTTTGGGGGCTACAAAGATGCCACTTTTGAGGAAACAATTGTCCTTCTTTTGCATTACGTCCAAAGCTACAAAGGTGCCGCTAAAGTTGCCGAAGCTACAAAGGTCCAAAGCTACAAAG CTACAAAGGTGCCACTTTGGTGGCCATAA
- the LOC132764110 gene encoding protein S100-A4-like, whose product MMHPPLEEALGVMVNTFHKYSSREGDPLKLNTDEMKELLVHELPTFVRGKIHEVGLEAVMRKLDSNKDGELDFPEYAVFLALVANLCHEFFAECADEKNRKR is encoded by the exons ATGATGCACCCTCCGCTGGAAGAGGCGCTGGGCGTGATGGTGAACACCTTCCACAAATACTCGTCCCGGGAGGGAGACCCCTTGAAGCTCAACACAGACGAGATGAAGGAGCTGCTCGTCCACGAACTGCCCACCTTCGTCCGG GGGAAGATCCACGAGGTGGGGCTGGAGGCCGTGATGCGGAAGCTGGACAGCAACAAGGACGGCGAACTGGACTTCCCGGAATACGCGGTCTTCCTGGCTTTGGTGGCCAACCTCTGCCACGAGTTCTTCGCCGAGTGTGCCGACGAGAAGAACCGCAAGAGATGA